The Martelella sp. AD-3 genome includes a region encoding these proteins:
- the gpW gene encoding gpW family head-tail joining protein produces the protein MLSTDERLTLETRLGEAKLALHRLEIGQSAVTLSYDGESVTYGGADRSSLRAYIRDLETKLGVRRSSRPRGRGVIFG, from the coding sequence ATGCTTTCGACAGACGAACGGCTGACGCTGGAAACCCGGCTCGGCGAGGCGAAGCTTGCGCTTCATAGGCTGGAGATCGGCCAGAGCGCGGTGACATTGTCCTATGACGGCGAGAGCGTGACTTACGGCGGCGCCGATCGGTCCTCGTTGCGCGCCTATATCCGCGATCTCGAAACGAAGCTGGGCGTTCGCCGGTCATCGCGGCCGCGCGGGCGGGGAGTGATCTTCGGATGA